The DNA segment CGACCTATCCCTTGCCCGCAGAATCCTACACCGCCTATACGGAAAGCTACGAATGGAGGAATATGTTCGGCCGCGAGCTGCTCTATTCGGGCCCACTCTTTACGCACCAGCTTTCCCATATGTGGGTTGATTTTCGCGGCATCCGCGACGCCTTCATGCGCGAGCACGATAGCGACTACTTCCAAAACAGCCGACAGGCGACGTTCGTGCAGCAGGAATATGCGATTCGCAATCCGATGGATTTCGTCGGTTACGGCGCGCACTGCTGGGGGTTCACCGCAAGTGACGGGCCTGGTTGGGTCACGCGAGTGGTCAACGGCGTCAAGCGGGAGTTCTTTGATTACATCGCGCGCGGCGCGCCATTCGGGCCTGATGACGGGACGGTTTCGCCATGGGTTGTTATCGCTTCGCTGCCATTCGCTCCTGAAATCGTCATTCCGACAGCCCGCAACTTTGCCCGAATGAACCTCGGCATGACGCGACTGTACGGTTTCAAACCGTCTTTCAATCAGTCATTTGTGGTGGAAGACAGTCCCACCGGATGGTGGGTCACTCCGTACCACTTTGGCATCGACCAAGGACCGGTTGTGCTAATGGTTGAAAACTACCGGACGGGCTTGCTCTGGGACATTATGCGCCGATGCGAACCCATTGTGACGGGGCTGCGCAAGGCCGGGTTCACCGGGGGCTGGCTGTGACACGCATGCTCATGGAAGGGCGGAAGGTCTGCCGCTCGAGTTACCTCTTCGCGCTCGCCTCCCTTTCGTAACCCGTCCTCGAACTGCCCGGCCGCTACTGCCGCCTTTTGCATCTCGGATAACACGCGCGGGGCTGTAGAGCGCAGACTGCTTGAGTCGTCGGAAGCGACCGACATGGAACAACGAACAACAGCAAATTCCGCTCAAGGTAACCGCAGCTCGCTTTGTGCGCACTGTCAGGATTTTTGCGAGTTCCGAGGTCGGACTCAAAGCAAAGCTCCTGTTTGCCGCACTGATAGCGCTGCTTTGCGGGCTGAATGCCCTTAACGTCGTAAACAACTACGTCGGCCGAAACTTCATGACTGCGATTGCCGATCGCCAGATGGCTGAATTCATCCGGCAGGCGATCCTTTACGTCGCTGTTTTCGCGGCTCTCACGGTCGTCGGTGTCTTCGCCCGTTTTGCCGAAGAACGACTGGCATTGCTTTGGCGCGAATTCCTTACCCGGCGCATTGGCCGCTCGAAGGGTGGCATGACCACCAAGATCCTCGCGTTGAGCGACGCGCTCGGCAATCTTGTGCGCTTCGAACTCCTGCCGGCCATCGCTTCGACACGGTCGGCGTCGAGCCGCTGATCGAAGGCATCGATTTCGGTGGCCTCATCGCCGACAAGGCATTCGACAGCGATGCCATCATCGCCGATCTCAACGCGCGGTGCCAAGATCGTCATCTCTCAACACCCAAGACGCGCGAGACCACTGCCGCTCGATCGCGAACTCTACAAATGGCGGTATCTCATCGAAAACTTCTTCTGTAGGCTCAAGGAGTTCAAGCGCATCGCCATGAGAGCCGACAAAACCGACCAGAGCTTCTCCGCAATAATCTATCTCGCAGCCGCCGTCATCAATTCACGATGAATCCCCACGGGCCTTAGAGCGTCGGATTGAAATCCGAAGCGGCCGCATTCTTACGATTAACTGCCCGCGACAGCAGCATTTCAAAGTGCTACAGCGAGCCGTGTGCGTTCTAAAGGGACGCGCGGCTGTGTAGTGAAGTCAAGGTATGGGGCAAGGTCTCGCGTCCCAGATTTCGGCCGCATATTCGGCGATCGTGCGGTCGCTTGAGAACCTTCCCGAATTCGCGACATTGAGCAGCGCTTTCCGGGTCCATGCTCGAGAATCGCCATAAAGCGACTGCAACCGCTGGTCCGCTTCCAGATACGAGGTGAGGTCCGCCAAATGCCTGAAGACGTCGCCGCTCGTCAGAAGGACATTGCGGAGCGCATCGACGACATCGGGATCATAACGGCAAAAATGCCCGGACAGGATCAGGTCCAGCACCGCGCGGGTTTCGGGTTCGTTGTCGTAGTGCCAACGCGGATTGTACCAGCCGCGGCTCCCCGCGACCTCGTCCGCCGTCAGCCCGAACAGGAAGAAATTCTCCTCGCCCGCCGCCTCGGCCATTTCGATCGTCGCTCCATCGCGGGTACCGATCGTCAGTGCGCCATTCATCATGAACTTCATGTTGCTGGTGCCACTCGCTTCATATCCAGCCGTCGAAATCTGGTTGGAGACGTCGCTGGCGGGGATGAGACGCTCCGCCAGCGATACACAGTAATCCGGCAGGAAGACGACCTTGAGACGCCCGCGCACCACGGGGTCGGCGTCTATCGTGGCGGCGAGATTGTTGAGGAATTTGATTATGATCTTCGCCACATGGTAAGCGGGCGCCGCCTTTCCCGAGAAGAAGAAGGTGCGCGGCGCTATATCGACGCCGGGATCTTCGCGGATGCGGTTGTAGAACGCCACGATCCTCAGCGCGTTCAGTAATTGCCGCTTGTATTCATGTATGCGTTTGACCTGGCTGTCGAAGATCGCCTCGGGATCGACAATGATCCCGGCGCTTGCTCTCAGCCAATCGGCAAAGCTGCGCTTCGCCATCCGCTTGGCCTCGCGCGCGGCATCGAGAAAACCGCTGTCGTCGACGAGCGGCTTCATTTTTTCGAGTTCCGCAAGATTTGTGATCCATCCATCGCCGATGCATTCGCTTATGCAATGGGCAAGGTCAGGATTCGACATCAGAAGCCAACGTCGTGGCGTCACGCCATTCGTCTTGTTGTTGAACCGGCCGGGGAATATCTCCGCGAGGTCTTTGACGGTTGTTTCGCGCAGCAGCCTCGAATGGATCTTGGCAACCCCGTTGGTGCTGTGCGAGCCGACAATGGCAAGATTGGCCATGCGAACCAGGCGCTCGCCACCTGGCTCGATCAGGCTCGCCCGGTCGACGCGGCCCTGGTCCCCGGGGAAACGGGCGAGGATCTCGTCCCGTAGCCGCCGGTCGATCTCGAGAATGATCTCTAGGTGGCGCGGCAGCATCAATTCAAACCAGCGCAGCGGCCATTTCTCCAGCGCCTCGGGCAGAAGCGTGTGGTTGGTGTAGGCGAGACAACGCCGCGTGAGATCCCAGGCGTCATCCCAGCCCAAGTCCGCTTCATCGAGCAAGATGCGCATCAGCTCCGCAACCGCGAGGCTCGGATGCGTGTCGTTGAGCTGGATGGCTACCTTGTCGGGCAGCAGATGCCAATCGGAGTTATTCAAGCGAAAGCGCCGGATGAGGTCGGCCAGCGAACATGCGACCAGGAAATATTCCTGAACGAAACGAAGGCCCTGTCCCATGCTGGTCGAATCGTCGGGGTAAAGGACCCGCGTGACGGTCTCGGCCGTCAGCCTCTGCGCCAGCGCGCTGACGAACTCACCGGCGCTGAAGGCCTGGAAGTCGAAGCTTTCCGGCGTTGCGGCGGCCCAAAGCCGCAGCGTGTTAATAGTGCTGCCGCCAAAACCCACGATCGGCCGGTCGTGCGGTATGCCGAGCAGGTGGGACGGCATACCGACATACGCCCGCAAATTCCCGCCGCGAACCTCGAAGGAGCAGCCAAGCCTGATCTCCACCGCATCCTGCGGTCGGGCGACCTCCCAAGGATCCGGCCGGCGCAACCAGTTGTCCGGCTGCTCGCGCTGCCAGCCATCGACAATCGTCTGCTTGAAAATCCCATATTCGTAGCGCAGCCCGTAGCCCATCGCCGGCAGTTGCATGGTCGCCATCGAGTCCAGGAAACAGGCCGCGAGCCGGCCAAGACCGCCATTGCCCAGACCGGCGTCGGGCTCCTCGGCGAGTATGGCCAATTCGTCTATATGCTTCTGTTCGAACAGCCGCCTGGCGAGGGGGCCGAGACCGAGATTGAGAATGTTGTTGCTGAGTGATCGCCCGATCAGGAACTCCATGGACAGATAATAGACCCACTTGGGTTTCTCTCTGCCGTAGGTGTGCTCCGTACGTTGCCAGCGCTGCGAGAGCACATCTCTGACCGATCGGGCAATCGCCTCGTAACGCTCGCGGCTGCCTGCGTCCTCCGGGGCGATAACGTTGTCGAAGAGTAAATGACGCTCATAGAGCCCGTCGTGGCTTCCCCTGAATTTGATCGGCCCGCAGCCATAGTATGTGGGCAACTCGTGCGAGGTGGGAGACTTGGAGTTTTGCGGCCGGGCCTCTGCTTTCTCGTTGCTCATAGAGATGCCCCCTTAACCGTCTGTAGCGGGACCTTCGGCCCCGGCGGCCTCAAGTGATTGGAATTGCTTTCGGTATCACGACGATGGTGGCGCGCTCGTCAGGAAGGCAGCGCCCAGCCCACAGCCTTCTGAGGAAAGGGTAAGTGCGCGGATCCCGGAGATCCGTGACCGCCCTTCGGTCCTCTACGACTCGTGCTTTGGAAAATGATCCACGACGCCAACGACGCCGCGGACGCTTTCGGCTGCAACGCGCGCCGCCTTCCTGCATTCCTCCGTCGAGACATTCCCCCACAAATGTACCACGCCGCTTGCTACCGTCACCGTTACATCCTGCCCTTCGAGACCGGTGTTCTCGCTTAGGCGGATCATAACGCTGCGACGGATGGCTTCGTCACCGGGCGCCGTTCCATCTGGCTTGGCGGAGATGATCGCCTCGAGAAGATCCGCGCGGCTCACAATGCCGACCACGGCACCAGCTCTCATCACCGGAAGGCGCTTGATGCCGTGCTCCTCCATCAGGTAAGCGACGCGCGCCAGTGACGTGTCCTCGTCGACAGAAACCGGATTACGGCTCATCACATCGGCGACTTTCCACGCGTTGCTCTTGATGTATAGGTTGGCCCTCTCCTCCGGAGATAAGGACTCGTCGACGAGTGTCGCGATGGCTCGATGCCCTAACTCAGTCCTTCGCAACAGGTCACCCTCGGTGATGAGGCCAACGAGTTGCCCTTCATCGTCGATGACCGGGATACCACTGATATGATTGGCGAGCATCACTTCTGCGGCCTGCTTGACGCTGTTGTCCGGCGAGACCTTGATAACTCTTATCTTCATCACGTCTCTGACCAGCATCGCGCGCCAACTCCCAAGTAGAATAGGGCCACAGCCTTGCCTTCCACAAAATAGCTCTCCGGCAACGCTTAGACAACTCAGGCACTCGGCGGGTTGCGTAAGCTTCTCTTGGGCCTAACCAGTCTTCGCAGGTGCCTCTCGTGGCTGCGAGGTTAAATTTCCGCTGGCCAAGAGCCCTCGCCGCGTCGTGGCGGAACGCAAGCGTGGAACGGGCCCCTGACAGCGATGACTGGGGTCTGATCGAAGGGTCAGCTAAAATAGACATCTGGTCTCCATTCAAAGGTGGGATACGGGATGAAAGTCGGTATTGTCGGAACCGGCATGGTGGGCAGTGCGACTGCCTACGCTCTCGGCCTGCGGGGCGTGGCAAGCGAGATTGTGATGGTTGATCTCGATCCAGCTCTCGCCGAGGCACATGCCCTTGATATCGCACATGCG comes from the Sinorhizobium garamanticum genome and includes:
- a CDS encoding glycogen/starch/alpha-glucan phosphorylase — translated: MSNEKAEARPQNSKSPTSHELPTYYGCGPIKFRGSHDGLYERHLLFDNVIAPEDAGSRERYEAIARSVRDVLSQRWQRTEHTYGREKPKWVYYLSMEFLIGRSLSNNILNLGLGPLARRLFEQKHIDELAILAEEPDAGLGNGGLGRLAACFLDSMATMQLPAMGYGLRYEYGIFKQTIVDGWQREQPDNWLRRPDPWEVARPQDAVEIRLGCSFEVRGGNLRAYVGMPSHLLGIPHDRPIVGFGGSTINTLRLWAAATPESFDFQAFSAGEFVSALAQRLTAETVTRVLYPDDSTSMGQGLRFVQEYFLVACSLADLIRRFRLNNSDWHLLPDKVAIQLNDTHPSLAVAELMRILLDEADLGWDDAWDLTRRCLAYTNHTLLPEALEKWPLRWFELMLPRHLEIILEIDRRLRDEILARFPGDQGRVDRASLIEPGGERLVRMANLAIVGSHSTNGVAKIHSRLLRETTVKDLAEIFPGRFNNKTNGVTPRRWLLMSNPDLAHCISECIGDGWITNLAELEKMKPLVDDSGFLDAAREAKRMAKRSFADWLRASAGIIVDPEAIFDSQVKRIHEYKRQLLNALRIVAFYNRIREDPGVDIAPRTFFFSGKAAPAYHVAKIIIKFLNNLAATIDADPVVRGRLKVVFLPDYCVSLAERLIPASDVSNQISTAGYEASGTSNMKFMMNGALTIGTRDGATIEMAEAAGEENFFLFGLTADEVAGSRGWYNPRWHYDNEPETRAVLDLILSGHFCRYDPDVVDALRNVLLTSGDVFRHLADLTSYLEADQRLQSLYGDSRAWTRKALLNVANSGRFSSDRTIAEYAAEIWDARPCPIP
- a CDS encoding CBS domain-containing protein, whose product is MLVRDVMKIRVIKVSPDNSVKQAAEVMLANHISGIPVIDDEGQLVGLITEGDLLRRTELGHRAIATLVDESLSPEERANLYIKSNAWKVADVMSRNPVSVDEDTSLARVAYLMEEHGIKRLPVMRAGAVVGIVSRADLLEAIISAKPDGTAPGDEAIRRSVMIRLSENTGLEGQDVTVTVASGVVHLWGNVSTEECRKAARVAAESVRGVVGVVDHFPKHES
- a CDS encoding glucoamylase family protein, producing the protein MPEMLSTDADLHGQPTEENLGRLQFTTLLYYLQVTNPDNGLVRDKTDPRAPASIAAIGMALATIPVVVERGVIIREFAAKITRKRLRFLIELPQGPEPDASGYKGFFYHFLDIETGGRVWQSELSTIDSAFLFAGALTVATYFDQDTADEAEIRQLATALYERADWNWARDHGPTLTHGWRPESGFIPYRWRGYDEGMLLYILGLGSPTYPLPAESYTAYTESYEWRNMFGRELLYSGPLFTHQLSHMWVDFRGIRDAFMREHDSDYFQNSRQATFVQQEYAIRNPMDFVGYGAHCWGFTASDGPGWVTRVVNGVKREFFDYIARGAPFGPDDGTVSPWVVIASLPFAPEIVIPTARNFARMNLGMTRLYGFKPSFNQSFVVEDSPTGWWVTPYHFGIDQGPVVLMVENYRTGLLWDIMRRCEPIVTGLRKAGFTGGWL